A region of Streptomyces sp. TG1A-60 DNA encodes the following proteins:
- a CDS encoding bifunctional glycosyltransferase family 2 protein/CDP-glycerol:glycerophosphate glycerophosphotransferase produces the protein MPRFSVIVPAYKVQAYLHECLDSVLSQSFTDLELIVVDDASPDDCEAIADEIAARDPRVRRPVRLRENAGPGAARNKGMEYARGDYLLFLDGDDTFTPGALQAIADRVKETGEPDVLVHDFARTSWSGGPVRDGLALRLTEQGPAPFRLDDRPGLLHVRPVVWNKAYKREFVEDHGFRFPPGIYEDTAWTYPVLTTAESVATLDRVCVHHRRRRHGSLLGATTRGHFDVFEQYDRVFAYVDERPELAQWRPVLFRRMVDHLTSVFTRRHRLPREARAEFLRTVRTYCARYRTPGAPTRARARLRHALLRLGGRRVHRALRAVARLGRGTGRRVAGLSRLPRTAGLRVHYRVQRLLPLRADRAVFAAYGGRGYVCSPAALENAFRTYVPGMRTSWIARPEHHHTLPVATRRVLPGSMAYWTALARSKYLVNNVDFDRRLVKRPGQVLLQTQHGTPLKHMGLDLQDRPAAARGTDFAAVLRGSDQWDYVLSGNRHSTLVWERVYPSPYTTLAYGSPRNDVFLQADSTDVARVREHLGIPEGAVAVLYAPTHRDYRHSQRAHLDLERVLRKLGPRFVILARAHHAYDAPLTDLAHGRLLDVTGHPSVENLCLASDALVTDYSSLMFDYANLDRPIVIHSEDREAYEAARGTYFDLRSFPPGAVARSEDELIDIFATGHWRGSRSAQLRAAFRDRFCPYDDGRAAERVVRRVVLGDTSAPGIVPPADRRPVPSAATGRPSSPPATVPAQARTVVDDPLRT, from the coding sequence TTGCCCAGGTTCAGCGTCATCGTTCCCGCGTACAAGGTTCAGGCGTACCTGCACGAATGCCTGGATTCCGTGCTGTCCCAGTCCTTCACCGACCTCGAACTGATCGTCGTCGACGACGCCTCCCCCGACGACTGCGAGGCGATCGCCGACGAGATCGCGGCCCGCGATCCGCGCGTACGGCGCCCGGTGCGCCTGCGGGAGAACGCGGGGCCGGGTGCCGCCCGCAACAAGGGGATGGAGTACGCGAGGGGCGACTACCTCCTCTTCCTCGACGGCGACGACACCTTCACGCCCGGCGCGCTCCAGGCGATCGCCGACCGCGTCAAGGAGACCGGCGAACCGGACGTACTCGTCCACGACTTCGCCCGCACCTCCTGGTCGGGCGGGCCCGTCCGCGACGGGCTCGCCCTCCGGCTGACCGAGCAGGGCCCGGCCCCGTTCCGCCTCGACGACCGGCCGGGCCTGCTGCACGTCCGCCCGGTGGTGTGGAACAAGGCGTACAAGCGGGAGTTCGTCGAGGACCACGGCTTCCGCTTCCCGCCCGGCATCTACGAGGACACGGCCTGGACGTACCCGGTCCTGACGACCGCCGAGTCCGTCGCCACCCTCGACCGGGTCTGCGTCCACCACCGCCGGCGCCGCCACGGCAGCCTGCTCGGGGCGACCACACGGGGGCACTTCGACGTGTTCGAGCAGTACGACCGGGTGTTCGCGTACGTCGACGAGCGGCCGGAGCTGGCCCAGTGGCGTCCGGTGCTGTTCCGGCGCATGGTCGACCACCTCACGTCCGTGTTCACCCGGCGTCACCGGCTGCCGCGCGAGGCGCGCGCCGAGTTCCTGCGTACGGTCCGCACGTACTGCGCCCGCTATCGCACCCCCGGCGCCCCCACCCGCGCCCGTGCCCGACTGCGGCACGCCCTGCTGCGGCTGGGCGGCCGGCGCGTCCACCGGGCGCTGCGGGCCGTGGCGCGGCTGGGCCGGGGCACCGGACGCCGCGTGGCGGGCCTGTCCCGGCTGCCGCGCACGGCCGGGCTGCGCGTCCACTACCGCGTCCAGCGGCTCCTCCCGCTGCGCGCCGACCGCGCGGTGTTCGCCGCGTACGGGGGCCGGGGCTATGTGTGCAGCCCGGCCGCGCTGGAGAACGCGTTCCGTACGTACGTCCCCGGTATGCGCACCTCGTGGATCGCGCGCCCGGAGCATCACCACACCCTCCCGGTGGCGACCCGGCGCGTGCTCCCCGGCTCGATGGCGTACTGGACGGCGCTCGCCCGCTCCAAGTACCTCGTGAACAACGTGGACTTCGACCGCCGCCTGGTCAAGCGCCCCGGTCAGGTCCTCCTCCAGACCCAGCACGGCACCCCGCTCAAGCACATGGGCCTCGACCTCCAGGACCGGCCGGCAGCCGCGCGCGGCACGGACTTCGCCGCCGTGCTGCGCGGCAGCGACCAGTGGGACTACGTCCTGTCCGGCAACCGGCACTCCACCCTCGTCTGGGAGCGGGTCTACCCGTCCCCGTACACGACCCTCGCATACGGATCCCCGCGCAACGACGTGTTCCTGCAGGCCGATTCGACGGACGTGGCGCGGGTGCGCGAACACCTCGGCATCCCCGAGGGCGCGGTCGCGGTCCTGTACGCCCCCACGCACCGCGACTACCGCCACTCGCAGCGCGCCCACCTGGACCTGGAGCGGGTGCTGCGCAAGCTCGGCCCGCGTTTCGTGATCCTCGCCCGCGCCCACCACGCGTACGACGCGCCGCTGACGGACCTGGCCCACGGCCGCCTCCTGGACGTCACGGGCCACCCGAGCGTCGAGAACCTGTGCCTCGCCTCCGACGCGCTCGTCACCGACTACTCCTCCCTCATGTTCGACTACGCCAACCTCGACCGGCCCATCGTGATCCACTCCGAGGACCGGGAGGCGTACGAGGCGGCCCGTGGCACCTACTTCGACCTGCGCTCCTTCCCGCCGGGGGCGGTTGCGCGGAGCGAGGACGAGCTGATCGACATCTTCGCCACCGGGCACTGGCGGGGGTCGCGCTCCGCGCAACTGAGGGCCGCCTTCCGCGACCGGTTCTGTCCGTACGACGACGGGCGGGCGGCGGAGCGGGTGGTGCGGCGGGTCGTCCTGGGGGACACCTCCGCGCCCGGGATCGTGCCGCCGGCCGACCGGCGCCCCGTTCCCTCGGCCGCCACGGGCCGCCCGTCGTCACCGCCGGCGACCGTCCCGGCCCAGGCCCGGACGGTCGTGGACGATCCCCTGCGCACGTAG
- a CDS encoding carbohydrate ABC transporter permease, translating to MTALETPAPGPESPVREAPERARRSVAARLASRTAGGALRVFLLLVALFWLVPTFGLLVSSFRDPTDISASGWWKVFSAPAQLTTKSYESLLENDGITNALVNTVWITVPATLLVVLIGAMAGYAFAWMDFKGRDWWFMVVVGLLVVPVQVALIPLSGLFRHLGIFGDIIGVVLFHVGFGLPFAIFLLRNFFAEIPRELLEAARLDGAGEVRLFATVVMPLAAPALASLGIFQFLWVWNDMLVALVFSSSGSQPLTVALQQQVRQFGGNIEILAPGAFISMVIPLAVFFAFQRQFVSGVMAGAVK from the coding sequence GTGACCGCCCTCGAAACCCCCGCCCCGGGCCCGGAGAGCCCTGTGCGGGAGGCGCCCGAACGCGCCAGGCGCTCCGTCGCCGCCCGGCTGGCGAGCCGTACGGCGGGCGGCGCGCTGCGGGTGTTCCTGCTCCTGGTGGCGCTGTTCTGGCTGGTGCCGACCTTCGGGCTGCTGGTCTCGTCGTTCCGCGACCCGACCGACATCTCCGCCTCCGGGTGGTGGAAGGTGTTCTCGGCGCCCGCCCAGCTCACCACCAAGAGCTACGAGTCGCTCCTGGAGAACGACGGCATCACCAACGCCCTCGTCAACACGGTCTGGATCACGGTCCCGGCGACGCTGCTGGTCGTCCTGATCGGCGCGATGGCCGGATACGCCTTCGCCTGGATGGACTTCAAGGGCCGTGACTGGTGGTTCATGGTCGTGGTGGGGCTGCTGGTGGTGCCGGTGCAGGTGGCGCTGATCCCGCTGTCCGGGCTCTTCCGGCACCTCGGGATATTCGGCGACATCATCGGCGTCGTCCTGTTCCACGTCGGCTTCGGACTGCCGTTCGCGATCTTCCTGTTGCGGAACTTCTTCGCGGAGATCCCGCGCGAGTTGCTGGAGGCGGCGCGGCTCGACGGCGCGGGCGAGGTACGGCTGTTCGCGACGGTCGTCATGCCGCTGGCCGCACCGGCGCTCGCGTCCCTCGGGATCTTCCAGTTCCTGTGGGTGTGGAACGACATGCTGGTCGCCCTGGTCTTCTCCAGCTCCGGTTCGCAGCCGCTGACGGTCGCGCTGCAGCAGCAGGTCCGGCAGTTCGGCGGCAACATCGAGATCCTGGCGCCCGGCGCGTTCATCTCCATGGTGATCCCGCTGGCCGTGTTCTTCGCGTTCCAACGGCAGTTCGTGTCGGGCGTGATGGCGGGCGCGGTGAAGTAG
- a CDS encoding sugar ABC transporter permease, with protein sequence MTGTRLWVAVLFLLPALVLLGALVVYPIGYSVWRSLFDANGSGFVGLDNYAEIFSDDSTLVAVRNTAIWVAVAPAFVTALGLIFAVLTERVRWGTAFKLIVFMPMAISMLAAGIIFRLVYEQDPDQGVANAVVTSVHDVFVDESVYPKARPNAQASDLRPSGGGSFTTEGTVRAGTPVLLPLVGIAPDRLPGDPQDAETATGSGVTGTVWLDFRLGGGGEKGVVDPGEKALEGVKVEAVRDGRVVSTTTSGGDGTFSLPASAEGTQLRLPGSNFAAPYNGIDWLGPTLVTPAVIGSYVWMWAGFAMVLIAAGLAGVDRNLLEAARVDGANEWQVFRRVTVPLLAPVLVVVLVTLMINVMKVFDLVYIIAPQPTQDEANVLALQLYLVSYGGGGDFGLGSAIGVVLLLLVLPVMWVNIRRLRKERQR encoded by the coding sequence GTGACGGGTACCCGGCTGTGGGTGGCGGTGCTGTTTCTGCTGCCCGCGCTGGTGCTGCTCGGCGCGCTCGTGGTCTACCCGATCGGGTACTCGGTCTGGCGGAGCCTGTTCGACGCGAACGGCTCGGGCTTCGTCGGCCTCGACAACTACGCGGAGATCTTCTCCGACGACTCCACACTCGTCGCCGTACGGAACACCGCGATCTGGGTCGCGGTCGCCCCGGCGTTCGTCACCGCGCTCGGGCTGATCTTCGCGGTGCTGACCGAACGGGTGCGCTGGGGAACGGCGTTCAAGCTGATCGTCTTCATGCCGATGGCGATCTCGATGCTGGCCGCGGGCATCATCTTCCGGCTGGTGTACGAACAGGACCCGGACCAGGGGGTCGCGAACGCGGTCGTCACGTCCGTGCACGACGTGTTCGTCGACGAGTCCGTGTATCCGAAGGCCCGGCCCAACGCCCAGGCGAGTGATCTACGGCCGTCCGGCGGGGGTTCGTTCACCACGGAGGGGACCGTGCGGGCCGGTACGCCCGTCCTCCTCCCCCTCGTCGGTATCGCGCCCGACCGGCTGCCCGGCGACCCGCAGGACGCCGAGACGGCCACCGGCAGCGGTGTCACCGGCACCGTCTGGCTGGACTTCCGGCTCGGTGGCGGCGGCGAGAAGGGCGTTGTCGACCCGGGTGAGAAGGCGCTGGAGGGCGTCAAGGTCGAGGCGGTGAGGGACGGGAGGGTCGTCTCCACCACGACCAGCGGCGGCGACGGCACCTTCAGTCTGCCCGCGTCGGCGGAAGGGACCCAACTGCGGCTGCCCGGCTCGAACTTCGCGGCGCCCTACAACGGCATCGACTGGCTCGGCCCGACCCTGGTCACCCCGGCCGTGATCGGGTCGTACGTCTGGATGTGGGCGGGCTTCGCGATGGTGCTGATCGCGGCGGGGCTGGCCGGTGTCGACCGCAATCTGCTCGAAGCGGCCCGGGTGGACGGGGCGAACGAGTGGCAGGTGTTCCGCCGGGTCACCGTGCCGCTGCTCGCGCCGGTCCTGGTCGTCGTCCTCGTCACGCTGATGATCAACGTGATGAAGGTCTTCGACCTCGTCTACATCATCGCCCCGCAGCCCACCCAGGACGAGGCCAACGTCCTCGCCCTCCAGCTGTATCTGGTGTCGTACGGCGGTGGGGGCGACTTCGGGCTGGGCAGCGCGATCGGTGTGGTCCTGCTGCTGCTCGTGCTGCCGGTGATGTGGGTCAACATCCGGCGACTGCGGAAGGAGCGCCAGCGGTGA
- a CDS encoding ABC transporter substrate-binding protein: protein MRSILRTRKPNPWEKSAHPSTSKALAALAAGVLALSLTACGGDDEGGGDDTGNGNDGGNEAAVQLPELNGQKLEVAAVFTGPELDNFQKVLDEFEKRTGASVTFVPTGNNTSTFLGTKIEGGKPPDVAFLPQVGVLHQFAEKGWVKPLGSEAQAQLDKNFSDGWKDLGAYEGEQYGVYAKAANKSLVWYNTAAFDAAGITGEPRTWDEFLRTAQTLSDAGTPAVSIGGADGWTLTDWFENVYLSQAGPEKYDQLAAHEIKWTDPSVEEALTTLGELWGEDDLIAGGASGALQTEYPKSITQTFGGDTPAGMVFEGDFVAVTINGDTDAEIGTDAKVFPFPAVGDESPVVTGGDAAVALKDGEGAQALLTFLASTDAAEIWAAQGGFLSPNKEMDQGSYKDDVTREIAKALLAAGDDFRFDMSDQAPAAFGGTQGVGEWKDLQDFLKDPDDVAGAQQQLERDAAKAYGNG, encoded by the coding sequence ATGCGCAGCATATTACGTACACGCAAGCCCAACCCCTGGGAGAAGTCCGCACATCCATCCACTTCGAAAGCCCTCGCGGCCCTCGCCGCAGGCGTCCTCGCCCTCTCCCTCACCGCGTGCGGCGGTGACGACGAGGGGGGCGGCGACGACACCGGGAACGGCAACGACGGCGGCAACGAGGCCGCCGTCCAACTACCCGAGCTGAACGGCCAGAAGCTGGAGGTCGCGGCGGTCTTCACGGGCCCGGAGCTGGACAACTTCCAGAAGGTGCTGGACGAGTTCGAGAAACGTACCGGCGCCTCGGTGACCTTCGTGCCGACCGGCAACAACACCTCCACCTTCCTCGGTACCAAGATCGAGGGCGGCAAGCCGCCGGACGTGGCGTTCCTGCCACAGGTCGGCGTGTTGCACCAGTTCGCCGAGAAGGGCTGGGTGAAGCCGCTCGGCAGCGAGGCCCAGGCGCAGTTGGACAAGAACTTCTCGGACGGCTGGAAGGACCTCGGCGCCTACGAGGGCGAGCAGTACGGCGTGTACGCGAAGGCCGCCAACAAGTCGCTCGTCTGGTACAACACCGCCGCCTTCGACGCGGCGGGGATCACCGGGGAACCCCGGACGTGGGACGAGTTCCTGCGGACCGCGCAGACGCTCTCCGACGCCGGCACCCCCGCCGTGTCCATCGGCGGCGCCGACGGCTGGACGCTCACCGACTGGTTCGAGAACGTCTACCTGTCGCAGGCGGGGCCGGAGAAGTACGACCAGCTCGCCGCGCACGAGATCAAGTGGACCGACCCCTCCGTCGAGGAAGCGCTCACCACGCTCGGCGAGCTGTGGGGCGAGGACGACCTGATCGCGGGCGGGGCGTCCGGCGCGCTGCAGACCGAGTACCCGAAGTCGATCACACAGACGTTCGGCGGGGACACCCCGGCGGGGATGGTGTTCGAGGGCGACTTCGTGGCCGTCACCATCAACGGTGACACGGACGCGGAGATCGGCACGGACGCCAAGGTCTTCCCGTTCCCTGCGGTCGGTGACGAATCCCCGGTGGTCACCGGCGGCGACGCGGCCGTGGCGCTGAAGGACGGCGAGGGCGCGCAGGCACTGCTCACCTTCCTCGCCTCGACCGACGCGGCGGAGATCTGGGCGGCGCAGGGCGGCTTCCTCTCCCCCAACAAGGAGATGGACCAGGGGTCGTACAAGGACGACGTCACCCGGGAGATCGCCAAGGCGCTGCTCGCGGCGGGCGACGACTTCCGCTTCGACATGTCCGACCAGGCCCCGGCGGCGTTCGGCGGCACCCAGGGCGTCGGTGAGTGGAAGGACCTGCAGGACTTCCTCAAGGACCCCGACGACGTGGCCGGCGCCCAGCAGCAGCTGGAGCGCGACGCGGCGAAGGCCTACGGGAACGGCTGA
- a CDS encoding FHA domain-containing protein, whose translation MQIRLTVVDPLGPPSEARGPATACDVLVTAPAGTALAAVASGLASAVGEGGAERLERSREVGGGQVVLYAGAERLDAQRCTLGEPPLIDGAVLCLGAPAEPGPEVDEAAAQLHVVAGPDAGGVHLLHGGKIHIGRSADADVPLDDPDVSRLHCAVTLSADGRVTVVDLGSTNGTTLDGTRVADRPVRLVPGALLRLGESALRLASSSGARGVATTPDGEGHVRVTVGAEPGSGSGSGSGSGSGSGSGSGSGGSSRGSAAGRGSEDSGHGRGERLLVPGQGGAPGIERTAVGSGSASGAGSGAGPGAGQEARHEGATGEGGAEAPGHLGDGRTSHDGRGTRGTREGHDAPGTGHGLDARDSRGSGGSDSAGGHGGPSSSGGPGDPRGSGGPGGRREPGGSRGPGDSGGPPGPPEPGGSRDPSDPGVGEPVETGTRKSTPLRGTEVPRGVRRRGGFGAWARRLTGGRGQAGAEYDPYEYGAEYDEDERGTTASVLPTGDRRLAETWPDPAALLLTALGPGARLWERGPGHPEALTVRLGTADRAAPDGSGLLPAVPVTTGLREAGALGLAGPRPRLMGLTRAVVAQLAALHSPDTLELVLISADRSRSAEERVTDWSWLGWLPHLRPAHGQDCRLLLAYDREQTTARLDELLRRLEDHAADTAGHAPGSTAGTGAGRPPEAPAPAASSGHGPNNPSEPKNPNEPREPRDTATSHRAGATGHTYGRTAEAGAEGASGRRVVRRPSWAREDGPAGGGFAGPYTVVIVDGDPGGADVREAVMRLAQDGPVAGIHVVCLAETEAASPASPVTETYTAACEASPAFRACGAVALLSGDVATALRLLRVASGHAAASGSGAPGQTAPARSGRPGADRPGSAEHTRGTDTAVAPSRARSDRSGRAAPPDSGAGRTHAHIGFLGGTLSGADGRTPPGMQGVASPGPDAAPGLLNHGTVATLDAVSVAWAERFARALAPLRTDGSAGERQARVSAPLPQSARLLDELGLARATPASLMARWADAADDTTALGGRAWAVLGAGPRGPVSVDLAAEGPHLLIEGPPGSGRTELLRSVAAALAAAERPDRLGITLVDGRDGVGGAGGRAGEGLGVCTDLPHVGTHLRANDPVRMREFAQSLSAELKRRAELLGGLGFVEWHTRRAVSGRIVPQRSAMSGPTKSGTAVPGAAQAGAGGAADLDSSSSSTLRLRPAGGRRAAGQDGKGAAGKGSASVLARLVVIVDDLDALLSPPLGSTGRPAAGSVVRALEAVAREGERLGVHLVATTGGGGRTGESELGRAAGGRVVLSAPVPGPDEPAPGRGELLGERGRTTSFQAGRVTGRIPRTATLRPTVVPLDWARMGDPPARRPVRELGNGPTDLALLASALERAAREVSAAGVPSLL comes from the coding sequence ATGCAGATCCGGCTGACCGTCGTAGACCCCCTGGGACCGCCCTCGGAAGCGCGAGGACCTGCCACGGCCTGCGACGTGCTGGTCACGGCGCCCGCCGGGACGGCCCTCGCCGCCGTGGCCTCGGGTCTCGCCTCCGCCGTCGGCGAGGGCGGTGCCGAGCGTCTTGAGCGCAGCCGGGAGGTCGGCGGCGGCCAGGTCGTGCTGTACGCCGGTGCCGAACGCCTCGACGCCCAGCGCTGCACCCTCGGCGAGCCGCCCCTCATCGACGGCGCCGTGCTCTGCCTGGGCGCCCCCGCCGAGCCCGGCCCCGAGGTCGACGAGGCCGCCGCCCAGCTGCACGTCGTGGCCGGCCCCGACGCCGGCGGCGTCCATCTGCTGCACGGCGGCAAGATCCACATCGGCCGCTCCGCCGACGCCGACGTCCCCCTCGACGACCCCGACGTCTCCCGGCTCCACTGCGCCGTCACCCTTTCCGCCGACGGCCGCGTCACCGTCGTCGACCTCGGCTCCACCAACGGCACGACCCTCGACGGCACCCGCGTGGCCGACCGCCCGGTCCGGCTGGTCCCGGGCGCCCTGCTCCGCCTCGGCGAGTCCGCCCTCCGGCTGGCCTCGTCCTCGGGCGCTCGGGGAGTCGCGACGACACCTGACGGGGAGGGCCACGTTCGGGTGACGGTGGGGGCCGAACCCGGCTCCGGCTCCGGCTCCGGCTCCGGCTCCGGCTCCGGCTCCGGCTCCGGCTCCGGCTCCGGTGGATCGTCCCGTGGGAGTGCGGCAGGGCGAGGGTCGGAGGATTCGGGGCACGGTCGTGGTGAGCGGCTGCTGGTGCCGGGGCAGGGTGGGGCGCCGGGGATCGAGCGGACGGCGGTGGGGTCGGGGTCTGCGTCCGGTGCGGGGAGCGGGGCCGGACCCGGCGCGGGCCAGGAGGCCCGGCACGAGGGTGCGACGGGTGAGGGCGGGGCGGAAGCCCCTGGTCATCTCGGCGATGGCCGTACGTCCCACGATGGCCGCGGTACCCGTGGTACCCGCGAGGGCCACGATGCTCCTGGTACCGGCCATGGCCTCGACGCTCGTGATTCCCGCGGGTCCGGCGGGTCCGATAGTGCCGGAGGTCACGGTGGGCCCAGTAGCTCCGGTGGGCCCGGTGATCCTCGCGGATCCGGGGGACCCGGTGGTCGCCGTGAGCCCGGCGGTTCCCGTGGACCCGGCGATTCCGGGGGGCCTCCCGGGCCCCCTGAGCCCGGTGGTTCTCGTGACCCGAGTGACCCTGGCGTCGGCGAGCCCGTCGAGACCGGCACGCGTAAGAGCACTCCCCTCCGGGGGACTGAGGTGCCGCGTGGGGTGCGTAGACGGGGTGGCTTCGGGGCGTGGGCGCGGCGGCTGACGGGCGGGCGGGGACAGGCGGGGGCCGAGTACGACCCGTACGAGTACGGCGCCGAGTACGACGAGGACGAGCGCGGGACGACGGCCTCGGTGCTCCCCACCGGTGACCGGCGGCTGGCGGAGACCTGGCCGGACCCCGCCGCGCTGCTGCTCACCGCGCTGGGGCCGGGAGCCCGGCTGTGGGAGCGCGGGCCGGGGCACCCGGAGGCGCTGACGGTGCGGCTGGGTACGGCCGACCGTGCGGCGCCGGACGGTTCGGGGCTGTTGCCGGCGGTGCCGGTGACCACCGGGTTGCGTGAGGCCGGGGCGCTGGGGCTGGCCGGGCCGCGCCCCCGGCTGATGGGGCTGACCCGGGCGGTCGTGGCCCAGCTCGCCGCGCTGCACTCCCCCGACACGCTGGAGCTGGTCCTGATCAGCGCGGACCGCTCCCGTTCCGCCGAGGAGCGCGTCACCGACTGGTCCTGGCTCGGCTGGCTCCCCCACCTCCGCCCGGCCCACGGCCAGGACTGCCGCCTCCTCCTCGCCTACGACCGCGAGCAGACGACGGCACGTCTGGACGAGCTGCTGCGCCGCCTGGAGGACCACGCGGCGGACACGGCGGGCCATGCGCCCGGGAGCACGGCCGGCACCGGGGCCGGCCGGCCGCCGGAGGCACCCGCGCCCGCGGCCTCGTCGGGCCACGGACCGAACAATCCGAGCGAACCGAAGAATCCGAACGAACCGCGCGAACCGCGCGACACGGCGACGAGCCACCGGGCAGGGGCGACGGGCCACACGTACGGGCGTACGGCAGAGGCCGGGGCCGAGGGCGCCTCCGGGAGGCGGGTCGTGCGGCGGCCGTCGTGGGCCCGGGAGGACGGCCCGGCGGGCGGCGGCTTCGCGGGGCCGTACACGGTGGTGATCGTGGACGGGGACCCCGGGGGCGCGGATGTGCGGGAGGCCGTGATGCGGCTGGCGCAGGACGGGCCCGTCGCCGGGATCCATGTCGTGTGCCTCGCCGAGACGGAGGCCGCTTCGCCCGCCTCGCCGGTGACGGAGACCTACACGGCGGCCTGCGAGGCGTCGCCCGCGTTCCGCGCCTGCGGGGCCGTCGCCCTGCTCAGCGGTGACGTCGCCACGGCGCTACGGCTGCTGCGCGTGGCCTCCGGGCACGCCGCGGCGAGCGGTTCGGGCGCACCGGGGCAGACCGCCCCCGCGCGGTCCGGCCGTCCGGGGGCCGACCGCCCCGGCTCCGCCGAGCACACGCGCGGTACGGACACCGCCGTCGCGCCGAGCCGCGCCCGTTCCGACCGCTCCGGTCGCGCCGCTCCCCCGGACTCCGGGGCGGGCCGCACCCACGCCCACATCGGCTTCCTGGGAGGCACACTCTCCGGTGCCGACGGGCGGACGCCTCCCGGCATGCAGGGTGTCGCCTCGCCCGGCCCGGACGCGGCACCCGGGCTGCTGAACCACGGCACGGTGGCCACGTTGGACGCGGTGTCGGTGGCGTGGGCGGAGCGGTTCGCGCGGGCGCTGGCGCCGCTGCGTACGGACGGGTCGGCCGGGGAGCGGCAGGCGCGGGTGTCGGCGCCGTTGCCGCAGTCGGCGCGGCTGCTGGACGAGCTGGGGCTCGCGCGGGCCACTCCTGCGTCGTTGATGGCGCGGTGGGCGGACGCGGCCGACGACACGACGGCGCTCGGCGGGCGGGCCTGGGCCGTGCTCGGCGCCGGGCCGCGCGGGCCGGTCTCCGTGGACCTCGCCGCCGAGGGCCCCCACCTGCTGATCGAGGGGCCGCCCGGCAGCGGCCGTACTGAGCTGCTGCGGTCCGTCGCCGCGGCGCTGGCCGCCGCCGAGCGGCCCGACCGGCTGGGGATCACCCTCGTGGACGGGCGGGACGGCGTCGGCGGTGCCGGCGGGCGGGCCGGGGAGGGGCTCGGGGTCTGTACCGACCTGCCCCATGTCGGGACGCACCTCAGGGCCAACGACCCCGTGCGGATGCGGGAGTTCGCGCAGTCGCTGAGCGCCGAGCTGAAGCGTCGGGCGGAGTTGCTGGGCGGGCTCGGGTTCGTGGAGTGGCACACCCGGCGTGCGGTGTCGGGCCGTATCGTCCCACAGCGCTCGGCGATGTCCGGGCCGACGAAGTCCGGGACCGCCGTGCCCGGGGCCGCGCAGGCGGGGGCGGGCGGGGCCGCCGATCTCGACTCGTCGTCCAGTTCGACGCTCCGGCTCCGGCCGGCGGGCGGGCGCAGGGCCGCCGGCCAGGACGGGAAGGGGGCAGCCGGAAAGGGCTCCGCCTCCGTACTGGCCCGGCTCGTCGTCATCGTCGACGACCTCGACGCGCTCCTGTCACCCCCCCTGGGGTCCACGGGGCGGCCGGCCGCCGGGTCCGTCGTCCGGGCCCTGGAGGCGGTGGCCCGGGAGGGCGAGCGACTCGGTGTGCATCTCGTCGCCACCACGGGCGGGGGCGGGCGCACGGGCGAGAGCGAGCTGGGGCGGGCGGCCGGGGGGCGCGTCGTGCTGAGCGCGCCGGTGCCGGGGCCGGACGAACCCGCGCCCGGGCGGGGTGAGTTGCTGGGTGAGCGGGGCCGCACGACGTCCTTCCAGGCCGGGCGGGTGACCGGGCGCATCCCGCGCACGGCGACCCTCCGACCGACCGTCGTGCCGCTGGACTGGGCGCGGATGGGTGACCCGCCGGCCCGGCGCCCCGTACGGGAGCTGGGGAACGGCCCCACGGACCTGGCGCTGCTCGCCAGCGCGTTGGAGCGTGCGGCGCGGGAGGTGTCGGCGGCGGGCGTACCGTCCCTGCTGTGA